The following coding sequences are from one Virgibacillus necropolis window:
- a CDS encoding Y-family DNA polymerase — protein sequence MDYSTYPRNDVLCIDMRSFYASVEAVKLGLDPMKDQLAVVGDTNRTGSIVLAASPELKKKHGVSNVSRFFELPDDPGIHIVNAHMADYLAVSLEITKLINQYVPKEAIHQYSVDEVWVTVNGLQKLFGDRWQVAKLIKQDILKNMGITCSIGIGDNKFLAKVVMDLHAKKAGIAECKYEDVKEKLWPFPVQDIWGIGRRMQNNLNRMGIVNLGQLANFSLEHLKKRFGIMGEQLYRHAWGVDLSPVLGNFTKLEQKGFGHGISLLRDYSKEEVAACILDLSEEACRRARTANKAGRTIHLGISYSKVTGGGFNRSRSITFPTNITMEVYGICMQLFAKFHDGFSDIRHVYVTLDNLYENAETQLDLFDDKPKKKDIGYVMDSIRDKYGSTAILRATSYTEAGITIGRSKKIGGHNA from the coding sequence ATGGATTACTCTACATACCCACGAAATGATGTACTTTGTATCGATATGCGTTCATTTTACGCAAGTGTTGAAGCTGTTAAATTAGGGCTCGATCCAATGAAGGATCAATTAGCTGTTGTTGGTGACACAAATAGAACAGGTAGTATTGTGCTAGCTGCTTCACCAGAATTGAAGAAGAAGCACGGCGTAAGCAATGTGAGTCGATTTTTCGAACTACCAGATGATCCCGGGATTCACATCGTAAATGCACACATGGCCGACTACTTAGCTGTTTCGCTGGAAATCACAAAGTTAATTAATCAATATGTACCAAAAGAAGCCATTCATCAATACTCTGTTGACGAAGTTTGGGTTACCGTAAATGGACTTCAAAAATTATTTGGAGACAGGTGGCAAGTTGCTAAGCTAATTAAGCAAGATATTTTAAAAAACATGGGTATTACTTGTTCGATTGGCATCGGTGATAATAAATTTCTTGCTAAGGTCGTTATGGATTTACACGCAAAAAAAGCAGGAATAGCTGAATGTAAGTATGAGGACGTGAAAGAAAAGTTATGGCCATTTCCAGTACAAGATATTTGGGGAATAGGCCGAAGAATGCAAAATAATTTAAACAGAATGGGAATCGTAAATCTTGGACAGCTAGCAAATTTTTCATTAGAACATTTAAAAAAACGTTTTGGAATTATGGGAGAGCAACTTTATCGGCACGCTTGGGGTGTTGATCTTAGCCCTGTTTTAGGTAATTTTACAAAACTTGAGCAAAAAGGATTCGGCCATGGCATTTCCTTATTGCGTGACTACTCCAAAGAAGAAGTTGCTGCTTGTATTCTCGATCTTTCGGAAGAAGCATGCCGTCGAGCAAGAACCGCTAATAAGGCAGGAAGAACCATTCACCTTGGGATATCGTATTCAAAAGTAACCGGTGGAGGCTTTAATCGGTCAAGGTCAATTACATTTCCAACGAATATTACGATGGAAGTCTACGGTATTTGTATGCAACTATTCGCTAAATTTCATGATGGATTCAGTGATATCAGACACGTATATGTGACCTTAGATAACCTTTATGAAAACGCGGAAACGCAGTTAGATTTATTTGATGATAAACCTAAGAAAAAGGATATCGGCTATGTGATGGATTCCATTCGTGATAAATATGGTTCAACTGCGATACTTCGAGCCACCAGCTATACCGAAGCCGGAATTACTATCGGAAGGAGCAAAAAAATAGGAGGCCACAATGCCTAA
- a CDS encoding aldo/keto reductase, translating to MNTNRLGKSDLYVSDLTLGCMSLGTDATKAKEIIDEALDAGINHLDTADLYDFGMNEEVVGEAIKNKRKDIILTTKVGNHFDRAKKDWHWDPSKAHIKDGLKDSLRRLQTDYIDFYMLHGGTTDDPINETISAFDELKQEGVIRAYGISSIRPNVIREYVKRSSIDGVMMQYNMLDRRPEEEILDLLEQHTISVLARGPLAKGMLTEKGNQQIEKKAQDGFLDYSQRELTDIYQKISKTVGDSSLSSVALNYILHHPAVASAVFGASSVAQVNDNVAYRTSQLMTDDMYASLQAITKPIKYDKHR from the coding sequence ATGAACACAAATCGTTTAGGTAAATCAGATTTATATGTATCAGACTTAACACTTGGTTGCATGTCACTTGGAACCGATGCTACTAAAGCAAAAGAAATTATTGACGAAGCTTTAGATGCAGGAATCAATCATCTTGATACAGCCGATTTATATGATTTTGGAATGAATGAAGAAGTTGTTGGTGAGGCCATTAAAAATAAGCGTAAAGACATTATTTTAACAACAAAAGTAGGTAATCATTTCGACCGTGCAAAAAAGGATTGGCACTGGGATCCATCAAAGGCACATATTAAAGATGGATTAAAAGATAGCCTGCGTCGACTACAAACGGATTATATTGATTTTTACATGCTACACGGTGGAACGACTGATGACCCGATTAATGAAACAATCTCAGCCTTTGATGAACTAAAGCAAGAAGGGGTTATCCGGGCATATGGTATTTCATCTATTAGACCGAATGTAATACGTGAATATGTAAAGCGGTCATCCATCGATGGCGTGATGATGCAGTACAATATGCTTGATCGCCGTCCTGAGGAAGAAATATTAGATTTATTAGAGCAACATACTATTAGTGTTCTAGCTCGAGGCCCTCTAGCAAAAGGTATGCTTACAGAAAAAGGAAACCAACAAATCGAAAAGAAAGCCCAAGATGGATTTCTCGATTATTCCCAAAGAGAATTAACCGATATTTATCAAAAGATATCAAAGACCGTGGGTGATTCCTCGCTTAGCAGTGTCGCCTTAAACTATATTTTACATCATCCTGCTGTTGCGAGTGCTGTGTTTGGAGCAAGCTCAGTTGCCCAGGTTAACGACAATGTAGCTTATCGAACTTCACAACTAATGACGGATGACATGTATGCATCCCTTCAAGCTATTACGAAACCAATTAAATACGACAAACACAGATGA
- a CDS encoding NUDIX hydrolase: protein MRKFEEKTIRSEKIYDGKVVHLQVDDVTLPNGKTSKREIIKHPGAVAIIPITKDKKIIFVEQYRKPLEKSLVEIPAGKLEPGEKPEATAVRELEEETGYTTNELEFVASFYTSPGFADELMYIYVSNKLEELKEKIDGDEDEFVEILELTLEEAQQYVKENRIQDAKTNYAILYLQTLEMM from the coding sequence ATGCGAAAATTTGAAGAAAAAACAATACGTTCTGAAAAAATATATGACGGTAAAGTGGTGCATTTACAAGTAGATGATGTGACGTTGCCAAACGGGAAAACGTCTAAGCGAGAGATTATTAAGCACCCTGGGGCTGTTGCAATTATCCCGATTACAAAGGATAAGAAGATTATCTTTGTTGAACAATATCGCAAACCTTTAGAAAAATCACTTGTTGAAATTCCCGCTGGTAAATTAGAACCAGGGGAGAAACCAGAAGCTACGGCAGTCAGGGAATTAGAAGAAGAGACGGGTTATACAACAAATGAATTGGAATTTGTAGCATCCTTTTATACATCACCTGGTTTTGCAGATGAGCTTATGTATATATACGTAAGCAATAAACTGGAAGAATTAAAAGAGAAGATAGACGGTGATGAGGACGAATTTGTGGAGATACTAGAGTTAACACTAGAAGAAGCGCAACAATACGTGAAGGAAAATCGCATACAAGATGCGAAAACGAATTATGCAATTCTTTATTTACAGACATTGGAGATGATGTAA
- a CDS encoding endonuclease Q family protein, with product MIESFFADLHIHIGRDMYDKPVKITGAKSLTLTNILLESSRNKGIHLVGIIDSHAPHVQQELKQLLANNQARELEDGGIQFEDVTLILGSEIEVNDENCQGPVHVLCYLPTLAKMEEFTEWLATKMTNINLSSQRYYGTAKALQYKVKELDGLFIPAHVFTPFKSTYGKGVKQSLEEVFDPDLIDAVELGLSSDTSMADQIEELHAYTFVSNSDAHSLGKIAREYQEIEMEEPSFKELNWALHQVKGRKISRNFGMNPKLGKYHTTVCSKCLEPLTTSVKVCPTCGSTKIVKGVYDRIKELANENVNKVSRPPYMYQVPLEYLPSLGPKTYGKLLENFNTEMNIIHQVPLNRLEEVVPEKLARAIIQMRNGELAISAGGGGKYGSINPS from the coding sequence ATGATCGAGTCGTTCTTTGCTGATCTACATATTCACATCGGTCGTGATATGTACGATAAACCAGTAAAAATTACAGGAGCTAAAAGCTTAACACTAACAAATATTTTACTCGAATCAAGTAGGAATAAAGGTATTCATTTAGTAGGCATAATTGATAGTCATGCTCCACATGTCCAACAGGAATTAAAGCAATTATTGGCCAATAATCAGGCAAGAGAGCTTGAGGATGGTGGCATTCAGTTTGAGGATGTGACATTAATTCTTGGTTCAGAAATAGAGGTGAATGATGAGAATTGTCAGGGTCCAGTACATGTCTTATGCTATCTTCCAACACTAGCAAAAATGGAAGAGTTTACGGAGTGGTTGGCTACTAAAATGACAAATATTAATTTGAGTTCACAGCGTTATTACGGTACAGCAAAAGCGTTGCAATACAAAGTGAAAGAGTTAGATGGTTTATTTATTCCAGCCCATGTGTTTACGCCATTTAAAAGTACATATGGAAAAGGTGTAAAGCAGTCACTTGAAGAGGTTTTTGATCCAGATTTAATTGATGCAGTCGAGCTAGGTCTTAGCTCAGATACAAGTATGGCAGATCAAATTGAAGAATTACATGCATACACGTTTGTTTCTAACTCAGATGCCCATTCTTTAGGCAAAATTGCACGTGAATATCAAGAAATCGAAATGGAAGAGCCGTCATTCAAAGAGCTTAACTGGGCATTACATCAGGTAAAGGGCAGAAAGATAAGCCGCAATTTTGGAATGAATCCGAAGCTCGGGAAATATCACACAACTGTTTGTAGTAAATGCCTTGAACCGTTAACAACTAGCGTTAAAGTTTGTCCAACGTGCGGTTCCACTAAAATAGTAAAAGGTGTTTATGACCGCATAAAAGAGCTCGCCAATGAAAACGTAAATAAGGTGAGTCGACCACCATACATGTATCAGGTTCCACTTGAATATTTGCCATCCCTTGGTCCAAAAACATATGGAAAACTACTAGAAAACTTTAATACAGAGATGAACATTATTCATCAGGTACCATTAAACAGATTGGAGGAAGTCGTCCCAGAAAAGCTAGCAAGAGCAATTATCCAAATGCGAAATGGAGAATTAGCGATCTCAGCTGGTGGGGGAGGGAAGTACGGGAGTATTAATCCTTCTTAA
- the spoIIM gene encoding stage II sporulation protein M: MFQNKKPIVDHVKKYATIYLFMLVLFLTGVIFGAVIVNSMNFVQKQDLFFYLERFFEKIAGSQEIDNGEIMKDSFFYHAKYLLLLFILGLSVIGLPIVWVLLFLKGLVVGFSVGFIVNQLGLFEGLFLASLSIAPQNLVVIPIYLIAGSLSMIFSLTLLNKLFSRRLSQPILQPLSRYAIVFTLLLAGALLAALMEAYVSNEAMEALIKTYYK, translated from the coding sequence ATGTTTCAAAATAAAAAGCCAATTGTTGATCATGTAAAAAAATACGCAACCATCTACTTATTTATGTTAGTTCTGTTTTTAACAGGAGTTATTTTTGGAGCAGTTATTGTGAACAGCATGAATTTTGTACAGAAACAAGATTTATTCTTTTATCTTGAACGTTTTTTTGAGAAAATTGCTGGTAGCCAAGAAATTGATAACGGAGAAATAATGAAAGATAGTTTCTTTTATCACGCTAAATATTTACTATTATTATTTATTCTAGGGTTATCGGTTATTGGTTTGCCGATTGTATGGGTATTATTATTTTTAAAAGGATTAGTCGTTGGATTTTCTGTCGGATTTATTGTCAATCAACTTGGATTATTTGAAGGGTTATTTCTTGCATCATTATCAATCGCACCACAAAATCTAGTAGTCATACCAATCTACCTTATAGCAGGTAGTTTATCGATGATTTTTTCTTTAACATTACTAAACAAATTATTTTCTAGGCGGTTATCACAACCAATACTGCAACCGCTAAGTCGATATGCGATTGTCTTTACGTTATTATTAGCGGGAGCATTACTCGCTGCATTAATGGAGGCGTATGTTTCGAATGAAGCAATGGAAGCTTTAATCAAAACGTATTACAAATAA
- the fur gene encoding ferric iron uptake transcriptional regulator: MEHRIDRIKKLLHAQSYKLTPQREATVRVLLEREEDHLSAEEIYLLVKDKAPEIGLATVYRTLELLSELKIVDKINFGDGVSRYDLRKEGAEHFHHHLVCIECGSVEEIVDDLLEDVEKIVENDWGFQVKDHRLTFHGICKQCQKVAVETT, from the coding sequence ATGGAACACCGAATTGATCGAATTAAAAAGCTACTCCATGCACAGAGTTATAAGCTGACTCCACAACGCGAGGCAACGGTCAGAGTATTATTGGAACGAGAAGAAGACCACTTAAGTGCGGAGGAAATTTATTTATTAGTAAAAGATAAAGCGCCAGAAATTGGCCTCGCAACAGTATACCGTACATTAGAGTTATTATCGGAATTGAAAATTGTTGATAAAATTAATTTTGGTGACGGTGTTTCAAGGTATGATCTTCGTAAAGAAGGTGCCGAACACTTTCATCATCATTTAGTTTGTATTGAGTGTGGATCAGTTGAGGAAATTGTTGATGACTTATTAGAAGACGTTGAAAAAATAGTAGAAAACGATTGGGGTTTTCAAGTGAAAGACCATCGTTTAACTTTTCATGGTATTTGTAAACAGTGTCAAAAAGTAGCTGTTGAAACCACATAA
- a CDS encoding IS110 family RNA-guided transposase, whose amino-acid sequence MKFKQKQIQNQRIEHISPDHLIVGIDIAKEIHVARAVNFRGIELGKSLKFSNDMAGFERLMFWVKSLQKKSQKTQLIIGMEPTGHYWLLLAYWLTEKGIEVVTVNPYLVKKNKENRDNSPTKHDVKDALVIADMIKNGYYSVLHLPQGPYKDLRELMSLHEFVTKQHVSVQNQIHRWLDKWFPEYSKVFKDWTGKMSISTLKRFPSPNEIREMSEEDILKAWKKDVKRISKAHAKELIKQAKCSIASEDGMDKATWMLKLLLEQYEQLTKQIEEIKEKAIGLIADLSIYEPLIDIKGLSPLLVTSLVAEIGHIPNFQHGNQILRLAGLHLGENSSGKHKGEITITKRGRSGLRKQLFLAVLSLVRNNKEFRELHRRNVKEKGMKKINSIMKLCGKLARMMVGMMKHKTFYSPRLVFPQVERAA is encoded by the coding sequence ATGAAGTTTAAACAAAAACAAATCCAAAATCAACGTATTGAACATATTTCACCTGATCATTTAATTGTTGGAATTGATATCGCTAAAGAAATTCACGTCGCTAGAGCTGTTAATTTTCGTGGAATTGAACTTGGAAAGTCTCTTAAATTTTCAAATGACATGGCTGGGTTTGAACGATTGATGTTTTGGGTTAAGTCGCTACAAAAAAAGAGCCAGAAAACGCAATTGATCATTGGTATGGAACCAACCGGCCACTATTGGCTACTCCTTGCGTATTGGCTGACGGAAAAAGGTATAGAAGTTGTTACGGTGAATCCGTATCTTGTAAAAAAGAACAAGGAAAATCGTGATAACTCACCAACCAAGCATGATGTAAAGGACGCTTTAGTAATTGCGGATATGATTAAAAATGGATATTATTCAGTACTACATTTACCTCAAGGGCCATATAAAGATTTACGTGAATTAATGTCTCTTCATGAGTTCGTCACCAAACAACACGTAAGTGTTCAAAATCAAATCCACCGTTGGTTGGATAAATGGTTTCCCGAGTATTCAAAGGTGTTCAAAGATTGGACTGGTAAAATGTCAATCTCAACGCTGAAACGATTCCCGTCCCCAAATGAAATCAGGGAAATGAGTGAGGAGGATATTTTAAAAGCATGGAAAAAGGATGTCAAACGGATTAGTAAAGCTCATGCGAAAGAACTCATCAAACAGGCGAAGTGTAGTATTGCAAGTGAAGATGGGATGGATAAGGCTACTTGGATGCTGAAATTATTGCTAGAACAATATGAACAGTTAACAAAACAGATTGAGGAAATAAAGGAAAAAGCAATAGGCTTAATAGCGGATTTATCGATTTATGAACCATTAATAGATATAAAGGGACTAAGTCCTTTACTAGTCACAAGCCTTGTAGCTGAAATAGGGCACATCCCCAATTTTCAGCATGGAAATCAAATTTTACGCCTGGCGGGACTCCATTTAGGAGAGAACAGTTCTGGTAAGCATAAAGGCGAAATTACTATCACAAAACGAGGTAGGTCAGGTTTGAGGAAGCAGCTATTTCTGGCCGTACTGAGTTTAGTTAGGAACAATAAAGAGTTTCGGGAATTACACCGAAGAAACGTTAAGGAAAAAGGGATGAAAAAAATTAATTCGATTATGAAGTTATGTGGAAAATTGGCACGCATGATGGTGGGCATGATGAAACATAAAACCTTTTATAGCCCACGACTGGTATTCCCGCAGGTCGAAAGAGCTGCATAA
- a CDS encoding DUF4227 family protein: MKRMAWDTLKVFVIFIACTFLFYFGLRIMHAEYKEYHRYDPPEGPAVKVYVNENDFMDRFNLFFRLGE, translated from the coding sequence ATGAAGCGGATGGCATGGGATACGTTAAAAGTTTTCGTGATATTTATTGCATGTACGTTTTTGTTCTATTTTGGATTACGAATTATGCACGCGGAGTACAAAGAGTATCATCGGTATGATCCACCTGAGGGGCCTGCTGTAAAGGTTTATGTAAATGAAAACGATTTTATGGATCGCTTTAATCTATTTTTTCGACTAGGGGAGTAA
- the xerD gene encoding site-specific tyrosine recombinase XerD, giving the protein MLNRSIEDFFHYLQVERGLSVNTINSYRRDLKRYVHYLETELHKTDWNTISRNDLLSFLHVLKDEHKSSATIARSLSTFRLFHQFLLREQLVDQDPSIHIETPKKEQKLPSILSSKDVEKLLTINGRKPLEIRNKAMLELLYATGLRVSELITLKVSDLHLTMGFVRCLGKGSKERIVPLGDVAKSAVEDYIEHSRSIILKRKKEDVLFVNQHGRPLSRQGFWKVLKTIAKDKQIEKNITPHTLRHSFATHLLENGADLRAVQEMLGHADISTTQIYTHVSKSRLKDVYKAFHPRA; this is encoded by the coding sequence ATGCTTAACCGTTCGATTGAGGACTTCTTTCATTATTTACAAGTAGAACGTGGGCTTTCTGTCAATACAATTAATTCTTATCGACGTGACTTGAAACGATATGTACATTATCTGGAAACTGAGCTTCATAAAACGGATTGGAACACGATTTCTCGTAATGATTTACTAAGTTTTTTACATGTGCTAAAGGATGAACACAAATCTTCCGCAACTATTGCACGTTCTCTTTCAACATTTCGCTTGTTCCATCAATTTTTATTGCGTGAGCAACTCGTTGATCAAGATCCAAGTATACATATTGAAACACCAAAAAAAGAACAGAAATTACCATCCATATTGTCTTCAAAAGATGTGGAAAAGCTACTTACAATTAATGGGCGTAAACCGTTGGAAATTCGAAACAAAGCTATGCTGGAATTGCTTTATGCTACAGGTTTACGTGTTTCAGAACTTATTACACTAAAAGTAAGTGACCTTCATTTAACGATGGGATTTGTCCGGTGCTTAGGAAAGGGTTCCAAAGAGCGGATTGTACCACTGGGTGATGTGGCAAAAAGTGCTGTAGAAGATTATATCGAACATTCACGTAGCATTATCCTAAAAAGAAAGAAAGAGGATGTTCTATTTGTCAATCAACATGGAAGACCATTATCAAGACAAGGGTTTTGGAAAGTTCTTAAGACTATAGCAAAAGATAAACAAATAGAAAAAAATATAACACCACACACGTTACGCCATTCGTTTGCGACGCATTTGTTAGAGAACGGAGCGGATTTAAGGGCTGTACAAGAAATGCTGGGACATGCTGACATATCAACAACCCAAATCTACACACATGTTTCCAAATCCCGACTTAAAGATGTGTATAAGGCGTTTCATCCTAGAGCGTAA
- the deoB gene encoding phosphopentomutase, giving the protein MNNFERVFLIVMDSVGIGEAPDAERFNDVGADTLGHIADHMNGLHMPNMEKLGLSNIRKINGIESQESPQAHFTKMQEASNGKDTMTGHWEIMGLHIEQPFRTFSEGFPAELIQELETKSGRKIIGNKPASGTEILEELGEEHMDTGALIVYTSADSVLQIAAHEEIVPLEEQYRICEIARELTLDEKYMVGRVIARPFVGIPGAFERTSNRHDYALKPFGRTVMNELKDANHDVIALGKISDIYDGEGVTEAIRTTDNEDGMTKLVESMDKDFHGISFLNLVDFDAKYGHRRDPEGYGKALEAYDARLPEVLNKLKENDLLLITADHGNDPVHSGTDHTREFVPLLAYHKNIDNGSHIKERDTFADIGATIAENFKITMPEHGTSFLKEIR; this is encoded by the coding sequence ATGAATAATTTTGAGCGTGTTTTTTTAATCGTCATGGATTCAGTTGGTATTGGTGAAGCGCCTGATGCAGAAAGGTTTAATGATGTAGGTGCAGATACGTTAGGACATATCGCGGATCACATGAACGGGCTTCATATGCCTAACATGGAAAAATTGGGTCTTAGTAATATTCGTAAAATTAACGGAATTGAAAGTCAAGAAAGTCCACAAGCACATTTCACAAAAATGCAAGAAGCATCGAATGGAAAGGATACGATGACTGGGCATTGGGAGATAATGGGTCTGCATATTGAACAACCGTTTCGTACCTTTTCAGAAGGGTTTCCAGCAGAACTCATCCAAGAGTTAGAAACCAAATCTGGACGTAAGATTATTGGAAATAAGCCGGCTTCTGGTACTGAAATACTAGAGGAGTTAGGTGAAGAGCACATGGATACTGGTGCACTTATCGTGTATACATCGGCAGATTCAGTATTACAAATTGCTGCACATGAAGAAATTGTGCCACTTGAAGAGCAGTATCGTATTTGTGAAATTGCAAGGGAATTAACATTAGATGAAAAATATATGGTTGGGCGCGTGATTGCCCGCCCGTTCGTTGGAATACCTGGAGCATTCGAGCGCACATCAAATCGCCATGACTATGCACTAAAACCATTCGGCAGGACAGTTATGAATGAATTGAAAGATGCAAACCATGATGTTATAGCATTAGGTAAAATTTCCGATATATATGATGGTGAAGGTGTAACAGAAGCGATTCGAACAACTGATAATGAGGATGGAATGACGAAATTGGTTGAATCAATGGATAAAGATTTTCATGGCATTAGCTTTTTAAATCTGGTTGACTTTGATGCGAAATACGGACATCGTCGTGACCCCGAAGGATACGGTAAAGCGCTAGAAGCATATGATGCAAGGCTGCCAGAAGTTTTAAACAAGCTAAAGGAAAACGATTTATTATTGATTACGGCAGATCATGGTAACGATCCTGTTCACTCAGGAACAGATCATACACGTGAATTTGTACCATTGCTAGCCTATCATAAAAATATTGATAATGGTTCACATATAAAAGAGAGAGATACATTTGCAGACATTGGGGCTACAATTGCTGAAAACTTTAAGATAACAATGCCTGAGCATGGAACAAGCTTTTTAAAAGAGATTCGATAG
- a CDS encoding purine-nucleoside phosphorylase, with product MYRNEIQEACAFIENKITLKPSIGLILGSGLGVLGDEIENPIIIPYKDIPHFPESTVTGHKGQLVIGNLEGKQVIAMQGRFHYYEGYTMQQVTFPVRVMKELGIESIIVTNAAGGINKGFNPGDLMLISDHINNMGDNPLLGPNDDRLGVRFPDMSQVYNRELVSLAESCANQLGLTVQKGVYVGNTGPIYETPAEIKMLRTLGGDAVGMSTVPEVIVAGHAGIRVLGISCISNMAAGILDQPLTHDEVMETTEKVRENFLQFVKKIIQTIS from the coding sequence ATGTATCGTAATGAGATTCAAGAAGCATGCGCATTTATTGAAAATAAAATAACGTTAAAACCAAGTATAGGATTAATTCTAGGTTCTGGACTGGGTGTATTAGGTGATGAGATTGAGAACCCAATAATAATTCCCTATAAAGACATTCCACATTTTCCGGAATCTACAGTTACAGGACATAAAGGTCAACTCGTAATTGGAAACCTTGAAGGTAAACAGGTAATTGCCATGCAAGGTCGCTTTCACTATTATGAAGGCTACACCATGCAACAAGTTACATTTCCAGTTCGGGTAATGAAAGAATTAGGTATTGAATCGATTATTGTAACAAATGCAGCTGGTGGTATAAATAAAGGATTCAATCCTGGTGATTTAATGCTAATATCCGATCATATTAATAATATGGGCGACAATCCATTACTCGGACCAAATGATGATCGTTTAGGTGTACGATTCCCCGATATGTCACAAGTATATAATAGAGAACTTGTTTCTCTTGCGGAGTCCTGTGCGAATCAACTTGGCTTAACGGTTCAAAAGGGTGTTTATGTCGGTAACACAGGACCAATATATGAAACACCTGCTGAAATTAAAATGCTTCGCACACTAGGTGGTGACGCAGTCGGAATGTCTACAGTCCCAGAGGTAATTGTTGCAGGTCATGCGGGTATCCGTGTATTAGGTATCTCTTGTATTTCAAATATGGCTGCTGGAATACTTGACCAACCGTTAACACATGATGAAGTTATGGAAACAACTGAAAAAGTAAGAGAAAACTTTTTACAATTCGTAAAAAAGATTATTCAAACAATATCCTAA